From a single Mesorhizobium shangrilense genomic region:
- the dut gene encoding dUTP diphosphatase has translation MRASIQTSSVIGPTVGFVRLPHGEGLPLPAYESTGAAGMDLRAAVPDDRPLLILPGKRALVPTGLILEIPEGMEGQVRPRSGLAFKHGLTVLNTPGTIDSDYRGEVKVLLVNLGDEDFAVTRGMRIAQIVFASVTQATVEERSLAGGTARGSGGFGSTGTA, from the coding sequence ATGCGCGCATCCATCCAAACTTCCTCCGTCATTGGTCCAACCGTTGGCTTCGTCAGGTTGCCTCACGGTGAGGGCCTGCCCCTCCCCGCCTATGAAAGCACCGGCGCCGCCGGCATGGACCTGCGTGCGGCGGTGCCGGACGACCGGCCATTGCTGATCCTGCCGGGAAAACGGGCGCTGGTGCCGACCGGGCTGATCCTGGAAATTCCCGAAGGCATGGAAGGCCAGGTGCGGCCGCGCTCCGGCCTTGCCTTCAAGCATGGCCTTACCGTCCTCAATACGCCCGGTACGATCGACAGCGACTATCGCGGCGAGGTGAAGGTGCTGCTGGTCAACCTCGGCGACGAGGATTTCGCGGTGACACGCGGCATGCGGATCGCGCAGATCGTCTTTGCGTCGGTGACCCAGGCGACCGTCGAGGAGCGCTCATTGGCCGGCGGCACGGCACGCGGCTCCGGCGGGTTCGGTTCGACCGGCACGGCCTGA
- a CDS encoding HAD family hydrolase has translation MNTPKLVIFDCDGVLVDTENLANRRLAEWLTTAGFPTSFEYCRKHFSGRSMVSVQKEIEAQTEVRLGADFVERWNAGLPDLFAHGVEAIPHVREFVEAVRAAGIAYCVATSARVSKMHITLGQTGLLPLFEHALFSATMVGRGKPFPDLFLHAAETMGFAPADCIVIEDSVAGTQAGVAAGMRVFSYHGDPYTDRDGLVEAGGVLFDDMRELAGLVPIH, from the coding sequence ATGAACACACCCAAGCTGGTTATCTTCGATTGCGACGGTGTTCTGGTCGACACCGAGAACCTCGCCAATCGACGCCTGGCCGAATGGCTGACCACTGCGGGTTTTCCGACGAGCTTCGAATATTGCCGCAAGCATTTTTCCGGCCGCAGCATGGTCTCCGTGCAAAAGGAGATCGAAGCGCAGACCGAGGTCAGGCTCGGCGCCGATTTCGTCGAGCGCTGGAATGCCGGCCTGCCCGACCTGTTCGCGCACGGGGTCGAAGCCATCCCCCATGTTCGCGAATTCGTCGAAGCGGTGCGCGCCGCTGGCATCGCCTATTGCGTCGCCACCTCGGCGCGGGTTTCGAAAATGCACATCACGCTTGGCCAGACCGGGCTGTTGCCGCTGTTCGAACACGCGCTGTTCAGTGCCACCATGGTCGGACGCGGCAAGCCGTTTCCCGATCTCTTCCTGCATGCTGCCGAAACGATGGGGTTCGCGCCCGCCGATTGCATCGTCATCGAGGACAGCGTCGCCGGCACGCAAGCGGGCGTTGCCGCCGGCATGCGGGTGTTTTCCTACCACGGCGATCCGTATACCGACCGCGACGGACTGGTTGAAGCCGGCGGCGTGCTGTTCGACGACATGCGCGAATTGGCCGGACTGGTGCCGATCCACTGA
- a CDS encoding isocitrate lyase/PEP mutase family protein has product MDKGKTFRDLHASTFVMPNPWDIGTTKLLGSFGFKALATTSAGFAFSRGLPDGAVTFEAMIHHCREVTAATSLPVSADLERGKGDSATSAAETIFAAEAAGLAGCSIEDHGDDPDKPIYDFSHAVERVAAAAEAARALKRDFVFTARAENFLWGRPDIDDTIKRLQAFEKAGADVLYAPGISDIEIVRTICSAVTRPVNVMARPGFTIADLAQAGVKRISLGPWLTNFTFGMLETASREIQQDGTFGFTRAAMPFGKLQELFAKSNA; this is encoded by the coding sequence ATGGACAAGGGCAAGACCTTTCGTGACCTGCATGCCTCGACCTTCGTCATGCCCAATCCGTGGGATATCGGCACCACGAAGCTGCTTGGCTCTTTCGGCTTCAAGGCGCTGGCGACGACCAGCGCCGGCTTTGCCTTTTCGCGCGGCCTGCCCGATGGCGCGGTAACGTTCGAGGCGATGATCCACCACTGCCGCGAGGTGACGGCAGCCACCAGCCTGCCGGTTTCCGCCGATCTGGAACGCGGCAAGGGCGACAGCGCGACAAGTGCCGCGGAAACCATCTTCGCCGCCGAGGCGGCTGGCCTTGCCGGCTGTTCGATTGAAGACCATGGCGACGACCCAGACAAGCCGATCTATGATTTCTCGCATGCGGTCGAGCGTGTCGCCGCTGCCGCTGAAGCGGCGCGGGCGCTGAAACGCGATTTCGTCTTCACCGCGCGGGCCGAGAATTTTCTGTGGGGCAGGCCCGACATCGACGACACGATCAAGCGCCTGCAGGCCTTCGAGAAGGCGGGTGCCGATGTGCTTTACGCACCGGGTATCAGCGACATCGAAATCGTGCGGACCATCTGTTCGGCGGTGACCAGGCCGGTGAATGTCATGGCACGGCCGGGTTTCACGATCGCCGATCTGGCCCAGGCGGGCGTCAAGCGCATCTCGCTCGGGCCATGGCTCACCAATTTCACCTTCGGCATGCTGGAGACGGCGTCGCGCGAAATCCAGCAGGACGGCACCTTCGGCTTCACCCGCGCCGCCATGCCTTTCGGCAAGCTGCAGGAACTGTTTGCAAAGTCCAACGCATGA